A region of Tigriopus californicus strain San Diego chromosome 7, Tcal_SD_v2.1, whole genome shotgun sequence DNA encodes the following proteins:
- the LOC131883557 gene encoding uncharacterized protein LOC131883557: MEAKFERHFAPYVILVLSFWITASWAQETLKPSSTQNAQISDSDTISDPPHHVILCRHCGRDTADPSYLVTHQAYLSSPFDHFGHQKNYSSIFGQENIPLQRLINPSGAEFDVVILKKAGCSGQAQWSSQATWFPGYSWRVCVCPQCKSHLGWMFEPTEVVQDVLDKPSDQGFYALIADKLIDEAYASTLLTKSHSLKN; the protein is encoded by the exons ATGGAAGCAAAATTTGAACGACATTTTGCACCGTACGTAATCCTGGTTTTATCCTTTTGGATAACAGCATCCTGGGCCCAAGAGACCCTAAAACCTTCATCAACCCAAAACGCTCAAATTTCGG ACTCGGATACCATCTCAGACCCGCCCCATCACGTGATCCTCTGTCGTCATTGTGGGCGTGACACGGCCGACCCGTCGTATTTGGTCACTCATCAGGCCTACCTATCGTCGccttttgatcattttggcCACCAAAAGAACTACTcatccatttttggccaagaaaataTTCCTTTGCAAAGACTGATCAATCCTTCCGGCGCCGAATTTGACgtggtcattttgaaaaaggcagGTTGTTCAGGCCAAGCTCAG TGGTCCTCCCAAGCGACGTGGTTTCCTGGATATTCTTGGCGGGTTTGCGTGTGTCCTCAGTGTAAAAGTCATTTGGGATGGATGTTTGAGCCCACGGAGGTTGTTCAAGACGTGCTAGACAAACCCTCTGACCAAGGCTTTTACGCCCTCATTGCTGATAAACTCATCGACGAAGCTT ACGCGTCCACGTTGCTCACCAAATCTCATTCATTAAAAAACTAA
- the LOC131883558 gene encoding EKC/KEOPS complex subunit Tprkb-like isoform X1, with protein sequence MASSIVFQYGTLFSRISRALLFSSVLLSEWNTLKMDCWSPTIDLLPPSIRIDVLLLTSVRNAAQLRKALMESDPRLENIALIKAHLIIDPLQVHVAANKSIMADSRDKKNTRSLSTEVIFNLSSTKNITASLQTFGIGDDDQNLIAVIFDDIASISSESDRNERKNKFLDLVDGSVSTNMEDLSEITDLDAITKAHKLKHLAGDRDKLTRLLISRSAAKDLIF encoded by the exons ATGGCGAGCTCCATCGTGTTCCAATATGGAACACTTTTCTCTCGGATTTCCCGGGCGCTCCTATTCAGTTCTGTTCTCCTTTCAGAGTGGAACACCCTAAAAATGGATTGTTGGTCCCCCACCATCGATTTGCTCCCTCCATCGATCCGTATTGACGTTTTGCTTCTGACGTCCGTGAGGAATGCGGCTCAACTTCGGAAAGCCCTCATGGAAAGCGATCCACGCTTGGAGAACATAGCCCTCATCAAGGCGCATCTTATTATCGATCCTCTGCAG GTACATGTAGCGGCTAATAAGTCAATAATGGCGGATTCTCGTGACAAGAAGAACACCCGTTCTCTGAGCACGGAGGTTATCTTCAACCTCTCGTCTACCAAAAACATCACGGCGTCCCTCCAAACATTCGGCATTGGCGATGATGACCAAAACTTGATCGCCGTCATATTTGACGACATCGCCTCCATTTCTTCAGAATCCGATCGGAATGAGAGAAAGAATAAGTTCCTAGATCTAGTCGATGGCTCAGTATCAACCAATATGGAAGACTTGAGCGAAATCACCGACTTGGATGCCATCACCAAAGCGCACAAATTGAAGCATTTAGCCGGAGATCGCGACAAGCTGACACGACTCCTGATTAGCCGCAGTGCAGCCAAAGATCTCATTTTTTAA
- the LOC131883558 gene encoding EKC/KEOPS complex subunit Tprkb-like isoform X2 produces the protein MDCWSPTIDLLPPSIRIDVLLLTSVRNAAQLRKALMESDPRLENIALIKAHLIIDPLQVHVAANKSIMADSRDKKNTRSLSTEVIFNLSSTKNITASLQTFGIGDDDQNLIAVIFDDIASISSESDRNERKNKFLDLVDGSVSTNMEDLSEITDLDAITKAHKLKHLAGDRDKLTRLLISRSAAKDLIF, from the exons ATGGATTGTTGGTCCCCCACCATCGATTTGCTCCCTCCATCGATCCGTATTGACGTTTTGCTTCTGACGTCCGTGAGGAATGCGGCTCAACTTCGGAAAGCCCTCATGGAAAGCGATCCACGCTTGGAGAACATAGCCCTCATCAAGGCGCATCTTATTATCGATCCTCTGCAG GTACATGTAGCGGCTAATAAGTCAATAATGGCGGATTCTCGTGACAAGAAGAACACCCGTTCTCTGAGCACGGAGGTTATCTTCAACCTCTCGTCTACCAAAAACATCACGGCGTCCCTCCAAACATTCGGCATTGGCGATGATGACCAAAACTTGATCGCCGTCATATTTGACGACATCGCCTCCATTTCTTCAGAATCCGATCGGAATGAGAGAAAGAATAAGTTCCTAGATCTAGTCGATGGCTCAGTATCAACCAATATGGAAGACTTGAGCGAAATCACCGACTTGGATGCCATCACCAAAGCGCACAAATTGAAGCATTTAGCCGGAGATCGCGACAAGCTGACACGACTCCTGATTAGCCGCAGTGCAGCCAAAGATCTCATTTTTTAA